The Archangium primigenium genomic interval GGTCTGGTGGAGTGGCTCGCGCCGGATCGCGGCCTGGTGACCGTTCGCGACACGAAGGACTTCCAGCGCCAGCGCGAGGCACTCCAGACGCTGCTGCGCGAGTGGATCCGCTGGGTCTGAGCGCGGCCCCCGCGCGGGGAGGCCGCCAGGGTTTGGGTTGGACTGGATTCCTCCAGTCCTCTCGAAAAGCGTTCCGCCATTCAGCGGGCCTGACAGTGGATTCCCTGGAATAACGGAAATCCTTGCCTAGGATGCGCGGCCTTCCAGCCCCAGGGGTCCGTGCATGTCGCTTCCCGTTTCACGCCTCACACCTTTCCTCGCCCTCCTCGGTGTCATGACGCTCGGCTGTGGTTCACCGGCCGAGCCCGCGCCCGAGCCAGAGCCCCAACCCGAAGTGGACGCCGGCACCCCGCCGCCCGCCGACGCGGGCACGGAGCCCGATGCCGGGAGCACTCCCGACGCGGGCACCGAGCCGGACGCGGGCACCGAGCCAGACGCGGGCACGACTCCCGACGCGGGCACGACTCCCGACGCGGGCACCGAGCCGGATGGAGGCGCACCTCAGACGCCGCGCGAGTTCTCCTCGTCCTTCGAGGCGCAGGATCCCCAACCGACGTGGATCACCACGGTGGAAATTGACGCCCAGGGCAAGAAGAAGGCCTCGGGTGTCATCGGAGACAAGGACACGCGCATCCTCGGCAGCATCTCCGATCGGGTGGTCGCGGTGACCGCCAACGGAGAGAACCTTCCCGACGAGGGCGCGGCCCGGGCCGCCGACGGCGAGGTGCTGTCCAAGTGGTTGGTGTTCACGAGCACCGGCTGGCTGCGGTTCCAACTCGCCGAGCCCATCGCCGTGACGCGCTATGCCCTCTCCTCGGCCAATGACTCGCCCGAGCGGGATCCCTCCGCCTGGACGCTCGAGGGTTCGGACGATGGCACGAGCTGGACCGAGCTCGACCGCCGGAGCGGCGAGTCCTTCGCCTCGCGCTTCGAGACGCGGACCTACACGTTCTCCAACACCACGCCCTATCTCCACTACCGCCTCAACGTCACCGCCAACCGCGGCGCCACGATCGTGCAACTGGCCGAGCTCCAGCTCTCCACGGGCGACGACACGCCCCGACCGGTGACCGACATGCGCAGCGTCGTGGGCAAGGGCCCGGCCGCCTCGCACAACGCCAAATCCGGCGCGGGCTTCACGGGCAAGCACGCGCTGCGCTTCGCGGGCGAGGTGACGGCGAGCGGCCACGGCTATTCCTACAACAAGCTCTTCGACGTGGACGTGGCCGTCACGCCGACGACGGAGCTGTCCTACCGCATCTTCGTGGACGAGGCGCTGAAGGACCCGAACTTCCCGGGGACCTACGCGGCGCTCGATCTCGCCTTCGACGACGGCACCTACCTGAGCGAGCTGAACGCCCGCGATCAGCACCACGCGGTGTTGAGCCCGGCGGGGCAGGGCGCGTCGCGGACGCTCTACACCGGCGAGTGGAACCACAAGGTCTCGCGCATCGGTGACGTCGCCGCGGGCAAGACGATCAAGCGCATCCTGATTGGCTACGACCAGCCGAACGGACCCGTCGCGCTCTTCGGCGGCTGGATCGACGACATCCGCATCACGGACACGCCCGGCCACGTGACGCCCACGCACCTGTCCGATTACGTGACGACCCTGCGCGGGACGAACTCGAGCGGCGGCTACTCGCGCGGCAACAACATCCCCGCGACGGCCGTCCCCCACGGCTTCAACTTCTGGACGCCGGCGACCAACGCGGGCTCGACGAGCTGGCTCTACGACTACCACCGCCGCAACAACGCGGACAACCGGCCGACGCTCCAGGCGCTCTCCCTGAGCCACGAGCCGAGCCCGTGGATGGGGGATCGGCAGAGCTTCCAGATCATGCCCTCGGGGGCCGAGGGCACGCCGAACGCCAGCCGCACCGCGCGGGCGCTGGCCTTCCAGCACGAGAACGAGATCGCCCGGCCCCATTACTACGGGGTGCGGTTCGACAACGGCATCCAGGCCGAACTCACGCCCACGGATCACGCCGCCGTCTTCCGCTTCACGTTCCCCGACCGCAACGCGAGCCTCCTCTTCGACAACGTGAACAACAACGGCGGGCTCTCCCTGGATCCCTCCGGACGGGCGCTCACCGGCTACTCGGACGCGCGCAGCGGGCTGTCGACGGGCGCGTCGCGCATCTTCATCTACGCCCGGTTCGACCGGCCGGTGTCCGCGGGCGGCATGCTCCCGGGGGGCGGGGGCGCGAACGTGACCGGCTACCTGCGCTTCACCGTGCCGGCGGATGACCGCACCGTGACCATGCGGATCGCCACGTCCCTCATCAGCGTCGAGCAGGCCCGGAAGAACCTGGCGCTGGAGATCGCGGAGTCCGAGGGCTTCGAGGACGTGAAGGCCCGGGCCCGGGCGCTCTGGGATCAGCGGCTCGCGCTCGTCGAGGTCCAGGGCGCCAACGCGGATCAACTCACCACGCTCTACTCCAACCTCTACCGGTTGTTCCTCTATCCCAACTCGGGCTTCGAGAACACCGGCACGGCGGACGCGCCGGTCTACCAGTACGCGAGCCCGGTGTCGGCGGCCGTGGGCACGGGCACGCCCACGCAGACCGGCGCGAAGATCGTGAACGGCAAGATCTACGTGAACAACGGCTTCTGGGACACCTACCGGGCCACCTGGCCCGCCTACGCGCTGTTCGCGCCGACCCAGGCGGGCGAGCTGATCGACGGCTTCGTGGAGCACTACCGGGAGGGCGGGTGGATCGCGCGCTGGTCCTCGCCGGGCTACGCGGACCTCATGACGGGCACGAGCTCCGACGTCGCCTTCGCGGACGCCTACGTGAAGGGCGTGCACAACTTCGATGCCGCGGCGGCCTACGACGCGGCGGTGAAGAACGCGACGGTGCGGCCGACCCTCGCGGGCGTCGGGCGCAAGGGGCTCGAGACCTCGATCTTCCTCGGCTACACCTCGACCGAGACCGGCGCGGGCCTGTCGTGGGCCATGGCGGGCTACCTGAACGACTTCGGCATCGCGAACATGGCGAGCGCGCTCGCCGCGGACCCGGCCGACCCCCGCCATCAGGAGTACGTGGAGAACGCGGAGTACTTCCGGGGGCGCGCGCTCAACTACGTGAACCTGTTCGACCCGGCCATCCAGTTCTTCCAGGGCCGGGACATGAGCGGCGCGTTCGTGGTGCCCGTGGAGGAGTACGATCCGCGCGTCTGGGGCCACGACTACACCGAGACCAACGGCTGGAACACCGCCTTCGACGCGCCCTATGACGGCCAGGGACTCGCCCACCTGCTCGGGGGAAGGGCCCAGCTCGGCGCGAAGCTCGACGAATTCTTCGCCACGCCGGAGACCGCGAGTCATCCCGGCTCCTACGGCGGGGTGATCCACGAGATGATCGAGGCGCGGGACGTGCGCATGGGCCAGCTCGGACTGAGCAACCAGCCCTCGTACCACATCCCCTACATGTACAACCACGCGGGGCAGCCGGCGAAGACCCAGGAGAAGGTCCGCGACGCGCTCGCGCGCCTGTGGATTGGCAGCGACATCGGCCAGGGCTACCTCGGGGACGAGGACAATGGCGCCATGTCCGCGTGGCACCTCTTCAGCGCGCTCGGCTTCTACCCGCTCGGGGTGGGCAGCTCGGACTACGCCATCGGCTCGCCGCTCTTCACCCGGGCGATCGTCCACCTGGAGAACGGCCGCGACCTCGTCATCAACGCGCCGAACAACAGCCCGAGGAACGTCTACGTGCGGGGCCTGCGCGTCAACGGCGCGACCTACACGAAGACCTCCCTGCCGCATGCGCTGCTCGCCGCGGGCGCCACGCTCGACTTCGACATGTCGGCGTCGCCCTCCACGTGGGGAACGGGGGCGGGGGATGTGCCGCCCTCGCTCACGCCCGAGGGGGTGCCCCCCCAGCCCCTGGGGGACGTCGCGCGCGGGGGAACGGCCACCGCCAGTGACGGCACGACCGTGGCTTCGCTCTTCGACGACACCTCGATGACGAGCGCGCGCTTCACCGCCGAGAACCCGTCGCTGCTCTACGCGCTCGGCTCGGGCGCGCGGGAGGTCGCCTTCTACACGCTGACCTCGAGCTCCGGCACGGTCGACCCGACCGGCTGGACGTTGAGCGGCTCCACCGATGGCGTGACCTTCACGACGCTCGATCAGCGGACCGCGCAGACGTTCCGCTGGCGCTCCCAGACGCGCGCCTTCAAGGTCGCGACGCCGGGCGCCTACACGCACTACCGCCTCGAGTTGACGGGCCCGACGGGCCTGTCGCTCGCCGAGGTCGAGCTGCTCGCCCGGTAGTCGCGTCGGAGCTGGCCAGGGAGCAGGCGGGCGCGTGCGGCCCGCCTGCTCTCCGCGCGACTAGGTGCGGCGCAGTGCCTTGAAGGCGCCGGTGGACCACATCGCCCAGCCCATGAGCACGGGCTGGAAGAACAGCCGCACGAGCCGCCGGGTGTCCGTGTTCAGGCCGAACGCGGAGATGCGCTGGTCGTACTGGTGCAGGTTGCCGGGGAAGACCGCCGCGAAGAACGCCGCCAGGCCCAGCCCCATGAGCGCCCTGTGCCGCTTGCCGAGGAGCAGGGCCAGCCCGAGCCCGATCTCCACCACGCCCGAGAGCAGGACCACGGTGTCCTTGTCCATGGGCAGCCAGTCCGGCACCTGTGCCTGGAACGACTCCCGCGCGAAGGAGAGGTGGCCCGTGCCCGCCCCGGTCATGAAGGTCCCCAGGAGCCACCGGCCCGCGTTCTGAAGTGGGGTCGTCGTTGGTGGGGTGTTCGTGATGTCTCGCAGCATCGGATCCCTCCCGCTCCATCCGCCATCGGGTCGCGGGCCGATTCAGGACCCGGTGTCCCGAAAGTGCGATGCGC includes:
- a CDS encoding GH92 family glycosyl hydrolase, giving the protein MSLPVSRLTPFLALLGVMTLGCGSPAEPAPEPEPQPEVDAGTPPPADAGTEPDAGSTPDAGTEPDAGTEPDAGTTPDAGTTPDAGTEPDGGAPQTPREFSSSFEAQDPQPTWITTVEIDAQGKKKASGVIGDKDTRILGSISDRVVAVTANGENLPDEGAARAADGEVLSKWLVFTSTGWLRFQLAEPIAVTRYALSSANDSPERDPSAWTLEGSDDGTSWTELDRRSGESFASRFETRTYTFSNTTPYLHYRLNVTANRGATIVQLAELQLSTGDDTPRPVTDMRSVVGKGPAASHNAKSGAGFTGKHALRFAGEVTASGHGYSYNKLFDVDVAVTPTTELSYRIFVDEALKDPNFPGTYAALDLAFDDGTYLSELNARDQHHAVLSPAGQGASRTLYTGEWNHKVSRIGDVAAGKTIKRILIGYDQPNGPVALFGGWIDDIRITDTPGHVTPTHLSDYVTTLRGTNSSGGYSRGNNIPATAVPHGFNFWTPATNAGSTSWLYDYHRRNNADNRPTLQALSLSHEPSPWMGDRQSFQIMPSGAEGTPNASRTARALAFQHENEIARPHYYGVRFDNGIQAELTPTDHAAVFRFTFPDRNASLLFDNVNNNGGLSLDPSGRALTGYSDARSGLSTGASRIFIYARFDRPVSAGGMLPGGGGANVTGYLRFTVPADDRTVTMRIATSLISVEQARKNLALEIAESEGFEDVKARARALWDQRLALVEVQGANADQLTTLYSNLYRLFLYPNSGFENTGTADAPVYQYASPVSAAVGTGTPTQTGAKIVNGKIYVNNGFWDTYRATWPAYALFAPTQAGELIDGFVEHYREGGWIARWSSPGYADLMTGTSSDVAFADAYVKGVHNFDAAAAYDAAVKNATVRPTLAGVGRKGLETSIFLGYTSTETGAGLSWAMAGYLNDFGIANMASALAADPADPRHQEYVENAEYFRGRALNYVNLFDPAIQFFQGRDMSGAFVVPVEEYDPRVWGHDYTETNGWNTAFDAPYDGQGLAHLLGGRAQLGAKLDEFFATPETASHPGSYGGVIHEMIEARDVRMGQLGLSNQPSYHIPYMYNHAGQPAKTQEKVRDALARLWIGSDIGQGYLGDEDNGAMSAWHLFSALGFYPLGVGSSDYAIGSPLFTRAIVHLENGRDLVINAPNNSPRNVYVRGLRVNGATYTKTSLPHALLAAGATLDFDMSASPSTWGTGAGDVPPSLTPEGVPPQPLGDVARGGTATASDGTTVASLFDDTSMTSARFTAENPSLLYALGSGAREVAFYTLTSSSGTVDPTGWTLSGSTDGVTFTTLDQRTAQTFRWRSQTRAFKVATPGAYTHYRLELTGPTGLSLAEVELLAR
- a CDS encoding DoxX family membrane protein yields the protein MLRDITNTPPTTTPLQNAGRWLLGTFMTGAGTGHLSFARESFQAQVPDWLPMDKDTVVLLSGVVEIGLGLALLLGKRHRALMGLGLAAFFAAVFPGNLHQYDQRISAFGLNTDTRRLVRLFFQPVLMGWAMWSTGAFKALRRT